The Oxalobacter aliiformigenes nucleotide sequence AACTCCAGATCATCTACCGGACGCAGCAATATCGGATCAACGGCCGGAACCTGTGTCAATGCCTCCGAAGTGGTTTCCGTTCCTTCCAGAGCAGCAAATACACTCAACTGGTCAACCAGAATACGTGCCGACTGGCGAATGGCTTCTTCTGCCGTAATAACGCCATTCGTTTCGATATTGATAATCAATTTATCCAGATCGGTACGTTGCTCGACACGTGCCGACTCTACCGAATAGGAAACCCGACGGACAGGAGAAAAAGAAGCATCTAGAATGATGCGGCCAATTGTCTTGTTCACGTCTTCAGAGAGTCTTCTTACATTTCCCGGGACATATCCGCGACCTTTTTCAACCTTGATCTGCATATCGAGCTTGCCGTTATCCGCCAGATTGGCAATGACATGCTCAGGATTGATCACTTCAACATCATGAGGCAATTCGATATCTGCAGCCGTTGCAACACCCGGCCCCGATTTTTTCAGTGTCAGCGTAATCGAATCGCGATTGTGCAATTTGAAAACAACACCTTTCAGATTCAGAAGAAGATCAACCACATCCTCCTGAACACCATCCAGCGTTGAATATTCATGAACGACACCGGCAATGGTTACTTCGGTTGGCGCGTATCCCGTCATCGATGAAAGGAGCACACGTCTCAAGGCATTGCCGAGTGTGTGTCCATAACCGCGCTCAAACGGTTCCATTTCGACAATGGAGCGTCCGCCACCCAACGATTCAACGTTGATAATACGCGGTTTAAGAAAATTGTTTTGCATAATATGTCCTTTTCAATACCCTTGGCTCGTTACACCAATAAGGCTGATGGCACTGATAATGCTGTAATTAACGTGAATACAATTCAATGATCAACGATTCATTGACATCGTTGGCAAACTCGCTGCGATCCGGAATACGTTTGAATACGCCTTCCATTTTCTTTGAATCCACGGAGACCCAGTCGGCAATGCCGATCTGCTCGGCCAAAGACAGGGATTCAATGATACGGTTTTGTTTTTTGGCTTTTTCACGAATGGTAATGACGTCTTCCGGCTTGACCAGATAAGACGGAATGTTGACGACCTTGCCATTGACCATCAAAGCCTGATGGCTGACCAGCTGACGGCTTTCAGCACGTGTCGAGCCGAATCCCATACGATAAACAACATTGTCCAGCCGGGATTCAAGCAACTGCATCAGATTGTCACCGGTATTACCTTTTCTGCGTTCTGCTTCTGCAAAGTAACGACGGAACTGCTTCTCCAGAATTCCATACATCCGCTTGACTTTCTGCTTTTCACGCAGCTGATTTCCATAGTCGGATGTACGGGCGCCCGATTTCATGCCATGCTGGCCAGGCTTTACATCCAGTTTGCATTTGGAATCAAGAGACCGTCTGGCGCTCTTGAGGAACAGGTCGGTACCTTCACGACGTGAAAGCTTGGCTTTTGGTCCGATATAGCGTGCCACAATATTTCCTTTTCAATAATTAGTTGACGCCCCAAATCAGGCGCAAGTTATATCTCTAGTGATATAACAGTGGTCTTCGTTATTCTGAAATTAGATACGACGACGTTTGGGAGGACGACAGCCGTTATGTGGAATCGGCGTAATGTCCTGAATCTGGGTAATGCGAATACCCAAACCGTTCAAAGCGCGAACAGCAGATTCACGGCCTGGTCCCGGCCCCTTGATCTTGACTTCCAGATTCTTGATACCATATTCAATTGCCACTTTACCAGCAGCTTCTGCAGCAACCTGTGCAGCAAAAGGAGTGGATTTGCGGGACCCCTTGAAACCGGCTCCGCCAGAAGTCGCCCATGTCAATGCATTACCCTGGCGATCAGTTATGGTAATGATGGTATTGTTGAAAGAAGCATGCACATGTGCAACACCTTCTGCAATGTTTCTTTTCACCTTCTTGCGCACGCGAGCTGCTGCACTATTCGATGCTTTTGCCATAAAATTTCCTCGA carries:
- a CDS encoding DNA-directed RNA polymerase subunit alpha → MQNNFLKPRIINVESLGGGRSIVEMEPFERGYGHTLGNALRRVLLSSMTGYAPTEVTIAGVVHEYSTLDGVQEDVVDLLLNLKGVVFKLHNRDSITLTLKKSGPGVATAADIELPHDVEVINPEHVIANLADNGKLDMQIKVEKGRGYVPGNVRRLSEDVNKTIGRIILDASFSPVRRVSYSVESARVEQRTDLDKLIINIETNGVITAEEAIRQSARILVDQLSVFAALEGTETTSEALTQVPAVDPILLRPVDDLELTVRSANCLKAENINYIGDLIQRSENELLKTPNLGRKSLNEIKEVLASRGLTLGMRLDNWPPAGFEK
- the rpsD gene encoding 30S ribosomal protein S4 yields the protein MARYIGPKAKLSRREGTDLFLKSARRSLDSKCKLDVKPGQHGMKSGARTSDYGNQLREKQKVKRMYGILEKQFRRYFAEAERRKGNTGDNLMQLLESRLDNVVYRMGFGSTRAESRQLVSHQALMVNGKVVNIPSYLVKPEDVITIREKAKKQNRIIESLSLAEQIGIADWVSVDSKKMEGVFKRIPDRSEFANDVNESLIIELYSR
- the rpsK gene encoding 30S ribosomal protein S11; this encodes MAKASNSAAARVRKKVKRNIAEGVAHVHASFNNTIITITDRQGNALTWATSGGAGFKGSRKSTPFAAQVAAEAAGKVAIEYGIKNLEVKIKGPGPGRESAVRALNGLGIRITQIQDITPIPHNGCRPPKRRRI